The following are from one region of the Vulpes vulpes isolate BD-2025 chromosome 14, VulVul3, whole genome shotgun sequence genome:
- the BHMT2 gene encoding S-methylmethionine--homocysteine S-methyltransferase BHMT2 isoform X6, with product MEFLRAGSNVMQTFTFSASEDNMGSKWEDVNAAACDLAREVAGKGDALVAGGISQTSMYKHHKDEARVKKLFQLQLEVFIRKNVDFLIAEYFEHAEEAVWAVEVLKESGKPVAVTMCIGPDGDMCGVTPGECAVKLVKAGAAIVGVNCRFGPSTSLKTMKLMKEGLQAAGLQAHLLVQSLGFHTPDCGKGGFVDLPEYPFGLEPRVATRWDIQKYAREAYNLGVRYIGGCCGFEPYHIRAIAEELAPERGFLPPASEKHGSWGRGLNMHTKPWIRARARREYWENLLPASGRPFCPSLSQLDA from the exons ATGGAATTTTTGAGAGCAGGATCAAATGTCATGCAGACTTTCACCTTTTCCGCCAGTGAGGACAATATGGGAAGCAAG TGGGAAGATGTGAACGCTGCTGCCTGTGACCTTGCCAGGGAGGTGGCTGGCAAAGGTGATGCTTTGGTGGCAGGAGGGATCTCCCAGACATCAATGTACAAACACCACAAGGATGAAGCTAGAGTTAAAAAACTCTTTCAACTCCAGCTAGAGGTTTTCATAAGGAAAAATGTGGACTTCTTGATTGCAGAG TATTTTGAGCATGCAGAAGAAGCTGTATGGGCTGTGGAAGTCTTAAAAGAATCGGGTAAGCCTGTGGCAGTTACCATGTGCATAGGCCCAGACGGAGACATGTGTGGTGTGACACCTGGAGAATGTGCCGTTAAGCTGGTGAAGGCAG GAGCTGCAATCGTGGGTGTGAACTGCCGATTTGGGCCGAGCACCAGCTTGAAGACAATGAAGCTCATGAAGGAGGGCCTACAGGCTGCAGGATTGCAGGCACACCTGCTGGTGCAGTCCCTGGGGTTCCATACCCCTGACTGTGGCAAAGGCGGGTTTGTGGATCTCCCAGAATATCCCTTTG GACTAGAACCCCGAGTTGCAACCAGATGGGATATTCAAAAATACGCCAGAGAGGCCTACAACCTGGGGGTCAGGTACATTGGCGGGTGCTGTGGATTTGAGCCCTATCACATCAGGGCTATTGCTGAGGAGCTGGCCCCAGAAAGGGGATTTTTGCCTCCAGCTTCAGAAAAACACggcagctggggaaggggccttAATATGCACACCAAACCCTGGATTAGAGCCAG ggCCAGAAGGGAGTATTGGGAAAATCTGCTACCAGCTTCCGGCAGACCTTTTTGTCCTTCACTATCACAGCTGGATGCCTAA
- the BHMT2 gene encoding S-methylmethionine--homocysteine S-methyltransferase BHMT2 isoform X3 — protein sequence MAPVGGPGAKKGILERLDSGEVVVGDGSFLITLEKRGYVKAGLWTPEAIVDHPDAVRQLHMEFLRAGSNVMQTFTFSASEDNMGSKWEDVNAAACDLAREVAGKGDALVAGGISQTSMYKHHKDEARVKKLFQLQLEVFIRKNVDFLIAEYFEHAEEAVWAVEVLKESGKPVAVTMCIGPDGDMCGVTPGECAVKLVKAGAAIVGVNCRFGPSTSLKTMKLMKEGLQAAGLQAHLLVQSLGFHTPDCGKGGFVDLPEYPFGLEPRVATRWDIQKYAREAYNLGVRERREDGKGSNLSVLGWQPSRKSASSGPGTSSQGQKGVLGKSATSFRQTFLSFTITAGCLRSSERKH from the exons ATGGCACCCGTCGGAGGCCCCGGGGCCAAAAAG ggTATTTTGGAACGTCTGGATAGTGGAGAGGTTGTGGTTGGAGATGGCAGCTTTCTCATAACTCTGGAGAAGAGGGGCTATGTGAAGGCTGGGCTCTGGACTCCAGAGGCCATAGTAGACCATCCCGATGCAG TTCGTCAACTTCACATGGAATTTTTGAGAGCAGGATCAAATGTCATGCAGACTTTCACCTTTTCCGCCAGTGAGGACAATATGGGAAGCAAG TGGGAAGATGTGAACGCTGCTGCCTGTGACCTTGCCAGGGAGGTGGCTGGCAAAGGTGATGCTTTGGTGGCAGGAGGGATCTCCCAGACATCAATGTACAAACACCACAAGGATGAAGCTAGAGTTAAAAAACTCTTTCAACTCCAGCTAGAGGTTTTCATAAGGAAAAATGTGGACTTCTTGATTGCAGAG TATTTTGAGCATGCAGAAGAAGCTGTATGGGCTGTGGAAGTCTTAAAAGAATCGGGTAAGCCTGTGGCAGTTACCATGTGCATAGGCCCAGACGGAGACATGTGTGGTGTGACACCTGGAGAATGTGCCGTTAAGCTGGTGAAGGCAG GAGCTGCAATCGTGGGTGTGAACTGCCGATTTGGGCCGAGCACCAGCTTGAAGACAATGAAGCTCATGAAGGAGGGCCTACAGGCTGCAGGATTGCAGGCACACCTGCTGGTGCAGTCCCTGGGGTTCCATACCCCTGACTGTGGCAAAGGCGGGTTTGTGGATCTCCCAGAATATCCCTTTG GACTAGAACCCCGAGTTGCAACCAGATGGGATATTCAAAAATACGCCAGAGAGGCCTACAACCTGGGGGTCAG ggagagaagagaggatggAAAGGGGAGTAACCTGTCTGTCCTTGGCTGGCAGCCTAGTAGGAAGAGCGCATCTTCTGGGCCTGGTACATCATCACAG ggCCAGAAGGGAGTATTGGGAAAATCTGCTACCAGCTTCCGGCAGACCTTTTTGTCCTTCACTATCACAGCTGGATGCCTAAGGAGTAgtgaaagaaaacactga
- the BHMT2 gene encoding S-methylmethionine--homocysteine S-methyltransferase BHMT2 isoform X2, translated as MAPVGGPGAKKGILERLDSGEVVVGDGSFLITLEKRGYVKAGLWTPEAIVDHPDAVRQLHMEFLRAGSNVMQTFTFSASEDNMGSKWEDVNAAACDLAREVAGKGDALVAGGISQTSMYKHHKDEARVKKLFQLQLEVFIRKNVDFLIAEYFEHAEEAVWAVEVLKESGKPVAVTMCIGPDGDMCGVTPGECAVKLVKAGAAIVGVNCRFGPSTSLKTMKLMKEGLQAAGLQAHLLVQSLGFHTPDCGKGGFVDLPEYPFGLEPRVATRWDIQKYAREAYNLGVRYIGGCCGFEPYHIRAIAEELAPERGFLPPASEKHGSWGRGLNMHTKPWIRARARREYWENLLPASGRPFCPSLSQLDA; from the exons ATGGCACCCGTCGGAGGCCCCGGGGCCAAAAAG ggTATTTTGGAACGTCTGGATAGTGGAGAGGTTGTGGTTGGAGATGGCAGCTTTCTCATAACTCTGGAGAAGAGGGGCTATGTGAAGGCTGGGCTCTGGACTCCAGAGGCCATAGTAGACCATCCCGATGCAG TTCGTCAACTTCACATGGAATTTTTGAGAGCAGGATCAAATGTCATGCAGACTTTCACCTTTTCCGCCAGTGAGGACAATATGGGAAGCAAG TGGGAAGATGTGAACGCTGCTGCCTGTGACCTTGCCAGGGAGGTGGCTGGCAAAGGTGATGCTTTGGTGGCAGGAGGGATCTCCCAGACATCAATGTACAAACACCACAAGGATGAAGCTAGAGTTAAAAAACTCTTTCAACTCCAGCTAGAGGTTTTCATAAGGAAAAATGTGGACTTCTTGATTGCAGAG TATTTTGAGCATGCAGAAGAAGCTGTATGGGCTGTGGAAGTCTTAAAAGAATCGGGTAAGCCTGTGGCAGTTACCATGTGCATAGGCCCAGACGGAGACATGTGTGGTGTGACACCTGGAGAATGTGCCGTTAAGCTGGTGAAGGCAG GAGCTGCAATCGTGGGTGTGAACTGCCGATTTGGGCCGAGCACCAGCTTGAAGACAATGAAGCTCATGAAGGAGGGCCTACAGGCTGCAGGATTGCAGGCACACCTGCTGGTGCAGTCCCTGGGGTTCCATACCCCTGACTGTGGCAAAGGCGGGTTTGTGGATCTCCCAGAATATCCCTTTG GACTAGAACCCCGAGTTGCAACCAGATGGGATATTCAAAAATACGCCAGAGAGGCCTACAACCTGGGGGTCAGGTACATTGGCGGGTGCTGTGGATTTGAGCCCTATCACATCAGGGCTATTGCTGAGGAGCTGGCCCCAGAAAGGGGATTTTTGCCTCCAGCTTCAGAAAAACACggcagctggggaaggggccttAATATGCACACCAAACCCTGGATTAGAGCCAG ggCCAGAAGGGAGTATTGGGAAAATCTGCTACCAGCTTCCGGCAGACCTTTTTGTCCTTCACTATCACAGCTGGATGCCTAA
- the BHMT2 gene encoding S-methylmethionine--homocysteine S-methyltransferase BHMT2 isoform X5 has protein sequence MARLNLGEEPAPCTCRPGHLPRAPAAAGGRPQGGAPPGSGPARGRLGAGSGRARGRRARRPGPTGRRAMAPVGGPGAKKGILERLDSGEVVVGDGSFLITLEKRGYVKAGLWTPEAIVDHPDAVRQLHMEFLRAGSNVMQTFTFSASEDNMGSKWEDVNAAACDLAREVAGKGDALVAGGISQTSMYKHHKDEARVKKLFQLQLEVFIRKNVDFLIAEEPLCGPSLPFLQNLSQGGRTQGDFSWPFLSYLLKVSFSIVALKGVPGKTPANDLGLPNRVSCPPSTKKLSSYSSLL, from the exons ATGGCGAGGCTAAACCTAGGTGAGGAGCCTGCCCCGTGCACCTGCCGCCCCGGTCACCTGCCCCGTGCACCTGCTGCGGCGGGCGGGCGTCCGCAGGGGGGCGCTCCCCCGGGCTCGGGGCCGGCTCGGGGCCGGCTCGGGGCGGGCTCGGGGCGGGCTCGGGGCCGGCGCGCTCGCAGGCCGGGCCCCACAGGTCGCCGCGCCATGGCACCCGTCGGAGGCCCCGGGGCCAAAAAG ggTATTTTGGAACGTCTGGATAGTGGAGAGGTTGTGGTTGGAGATGGCAGCTTTCTCATAACTCTGGAGAAGAGGGGCTATGTGAAGGCTGGGCTCTGGACTCCAGAGGCCATAGTAGACCATCCCGATGCAG TTCGTCAACTTCACATGGAATTTTTGAGAGCAGGATCAAATGTCATGCAGACTTTCACCTTTTCCGCCAGTGAGGACAATATGGGAAGCAAG TGGGAAGATGTGAACGCTGCTGCCTGTGACCTTGCCAGGGAGGTGGCTGGCAAAGGTGATGCTTTGGTGGCAGGAGGGATCTCCCAGACATCAATGTACAAACACCACAAGGATGAAGCTAGAGTTAAAAAACTCTTTCAACTCCAGCTAGAGGTTTTCATAAGGAAAAATGTGGACTTCTTGATTGCAGAG gaacCTCTCTGTGGACCCTCTCTGCCATTCCTACAGAATCTAAGTCAAGGAGGAAGAACACAGGGAGACTTTAGCTGGCCTTTCCTCTCTTACTTACTTAAGGTCAGCTTTTCAATTGTGGCCCTTAAGGGGGTTCCTGGGAAGACTCCTGCAAATGACCTGGGTTTACCAAACAGGGTGTCATGTCCACCCTCAACAAAGAAACTCAGTAGCTATTCCTCCTTGCTCTGA
- the BHMT2 gene encoding S-methylmethionine--homocysteine S-methyltransferase BHMT2 isoform X4, which translates to MAPVGGPGAKKGILERLDSGEVVVGDGSFLITLEKRGYVKAGLWTPEAIVDHPDAVRQLHMEFLRAGSNVMQTFTFSASEDNMGSKWEDVNAAACDLAREVAGKGDALVAGGISQTSMYKHHKDEARVKKLFQLQLEVFIRKNVDFLIAEYFEHAEEAVWAVEVLKESGKPVAVTMCIGPDGDMCGVTPGECAVKLVKAGAAIVGVNCRFGPSTSLKTMKLMKEGLQAAGLQAHLLVQSLGFHTPDCGKGGFVDLPEYPFGLEPRVATRWDIQKYAREAYNLGVRARREYWENLLPASGRPFCPSLSQLDA; encoded by the exons ATGGCACCCGTCGGAGGCCCCGGGGCCAAAAAG ggTATTTTGGAACGTCTGGATAGTGGAGAGGTTGTGGTTGGAGATGGCAGCTTTCTCATAACTCTGGAGAAGAGGGGCTATGTGAAGGCTGGGCTCTGGACTCCAGAGGCCATAGTAGACCATCCCGATGCAG TTCGTCAACTTCACATGGAATTTTTGAGAGCAGGATCAAATGTCATGCAGACTTTCACCTTTTCCGCCAGTGAGGACAATATGGGAAGCAAG TGGGAAGATGTGAACGCTGCTGCCTGTGACCTTGCCAGGGAGGTGGCTGGCAAAGGTGATGCTTTGGTGGCAGGAGGGATCTCCCAGACATCAATGTACAAACACCACAAGGATGAAGCTAGAGTTAAAAAACTCTTTCAACTCCAGCTAGAGGTTTTCATAAGGAAAAATGTGGACTTCTTGATTGCAGAG TATTTTGAGCATGCAGAAGAAGCTGTATGGGCTGTGGAAGTCTTAAAAGAATCGGGTAAGCCTGTGGCAGTTACCATGTGCATAGGCCCAGACGGAGACATGTGTGGTGTGACACCTGGAGAATGTGCCGTTAAGCTGGTGAAGGCAG GAGCTGCAATCGTGGGTGTGAACTGCCGATTTGGGCCGAGCACCAGCTTGAAGACAATGAAGCTCATGAAGGAGGGCCTACAGGCTGCAGGATTGCAGGCACACCTGCTGGTGCAGTCCCTGGGGTTCCATACCCCTGACTGTGGCAAAGGCGGGTTTGTGGATCTCCCAGAATATCCCTTTG GACTAGAACCCCGAGTTGCAACCAGATGGGATATTCAAAAATACGCCAGAGAGGCCTACAACCTGGGGGTCAG ggCCAGAAGGGAGTATTGGGAAAATCTGCTACCAGCTTCCGGCAGACCTTTTTGTCCTTCACTATCACAGCTGGATGCCTAA
- the BHMT2 gene encoding S-methylmethionine--homocysteine S-methyltransferase BHMT2 isoform X1 encodes MAPVGGPGAKKGILERLDSGEVVVGDGSFLITLEKRGYVKAGLWTPEAIVDHPDAVRQLHMEFLRAGSNVMQTFTFSASEDNMGSKWEDVNAAACDLAREVAGKGDALVAGGISQTSMYKHHKDEARVKKLFQLQLEVFIRKNVDFLIAEYFEHAEEAVWAVEVLKESGKPVAVTMCIGPDGDMCGVTPGECAVKLVKAGAAIVGVNCRFGPSTSLKTMKLMKEGLQAAGLQAHLLVQSLGFHTPDCGKGGFVDLPEYPFGLEPRVATRWDIQKYAREAYNLGVRYIGGCCGFEPYHIRAIAEELAPERGFLPPASEKHGSWGRGLNMHTKPWIRARERREDGKGSNLSVLGWQPSRKSASSGPGTSSQGQKGVLGKSATSFRQTFLSFTITAGCLRSSERKH; translated from the exons ATGGCACCCGTCGGAGGCCCCGGGGCCAAAAAG ggTATTTTGGAACGTCTGGATAGTGGAGAGGTTGTGGTTGGAGATGGCAGCTTTCTCATAACTCTGGAGAAGAGGGGCTATGTGAAGGCTGGGCTCTGGACTCCAGAGGCCATAGTAGACCATCCCGATGCAG TTCGTCAACTTCACATGGAATTTTTGAGAGCAGGATCAAATGTCATGCAGACTTTCACCTTTTCCGCCAGTGAGGACAATATGGGAAGCAAG TGGGAAGATGTGAACGCTGCTGCCTGTGACCTTGCCAGGGAGGTGGCTGGCAAAGGTGATGCTTTGGTGGCAGGAGGGATCTCCCAGACATCAATGTACAAACACCACAAGGATGAAGCTAGAGTTAAAAAACTCTTTCAACTCCAGCTAGAGGTTTTCATAAGGAAAAATGTGGACTTCTTGATTGCAGAG TATTTTGAGCATGCAGAAGAAGCTGTATGGGCTGTGGAAGTCTTAAAAGAATCGGGTAAGCCTGTGGCAGTTACCATGTGCATAGGCCCAGACGGAGACATGTGTGGTGTGACACCTGGAGAATGTGCCGTTAAGCTGGTGAAGGCAG GAGCTGCAATCGTGGGTGTGAACTGCCGATTTGGGCCGAGCACCAGCTTGAAGACAATGAAGCTCATGAAGGAGGGCCTACAGGCTGCAGGATTGCAGGCACACCTGCTGGTGCAGTCCCTGGGGTTCCATACCCCTGACTGTGGCAAAGGCGGGTTTGTGGATCTCCCAGAATATCCCTTTG GACTAGAACCCCGAGTTGCAACCAGATGGGATATTCAAAAATACGCCAGAGAGGCCTACAACCTGGGGGTCAGGTACATTGGCGGGTGCTGTGGATTTGAGCCCTATCACATCAGGGCTATTGCTGAGGAGCTGGCCCCAGAAAGGGGATTTTTGCCTCCAGCTTCAGAAAAACACggcagctggggaaggggccttAATATGCACACCAAACCCTGGATTAGAGCCAG ggagagaagagaggatggAAAGGGGAGTAACCTGTCTGTCCTTGGCTGGCAGCCTAGTAGGAAGAGCGCATCTTCTGGGCCTGGTACATCATCACAG ggCCAGAAGGGAGTATTGGGAAAATCTGCTACCAGCTTCCGGCAGACCTTTTTGTCCTTCACTATCACAGCTGGATGCCTAAGGAGTAgtgaaagaaaacactga